The sequence AAGGGGTCTCTTCAACAAAGCCGCGGAGCTCAGCGTTTTTACTGGTGCAGAGACGGTTGCGATTGTCGTGTCAAGCAATGGCAAGGTTTTCTGCTTCGGAAGCCCCTCACCTGACACCGTCATCAAGCGCTACCTTAGTGACAATACCTTCTTACTACCTGCAGGTCAACCAGATAATCATCTCCAAAACAACAACATTCACCATTCTagtaataagaaacaaataaaggATTATGTGGAAGCTTCGACACGCTTGAAGGAAGCGAAAGTATTGAAGGGTGGGAAGAAAAATTATAGTAATAATAATGGAGGAGATGGAGGAGATGGAGGAGATGGAGGTTGTTCTTATGGGTGGTGGGAGAGGCCAATTGGGATGATGACTAGTTTGGAAGAGTTGGAAGAGTACAGGGATGCTTTgtacaaattgaaacacaatgTGGAGGTTCGAACGAATCAGATGA is a genomic window of Malus domestica chromosome 09, GDT2T_hap1 containing:
- the LOC103443704 gene encoding agamous-like MADS-box protein AGL29, yielding MVKSPDNKITDIGTTNGKKESKGRRRVEIKRVEDKNKRHVTFSKRKRGLFNKAAELSVFTGAETVAIVVSSNGKVFCFGSPSPDTVIKRYLSDNTFLLPAGQPDNHLQNNNIHHSSNKKQIKDYVEASTRLKEAKVLKGGKKNYSNNNGGDGGDGGDGGCSYGWWERPIGMMTSLEELEEYRDALYKLKHNVEVRTNQMIRETNPSTHFSPLLFMDDIWNSPELSHGQGCMAPEFNFFI